A genome region from Labilibaculum antarcticum includes the following:
- the argC gene encoding N-acetyl-gamma-glutamyl-phosphate reductase: MTKKKIGIIGATGYTGSELVRILTNHPDVEISMITSESRTGELFSDVHPFLQGIADQKLVSVNQIDEYELDLVFLALPHGVSMDFVKRFKDKSFKIIDLSGDFRLSTQEVYEEWYKIPHIYPKGIEKAVFGSPELYFDEIKQAHLIANPGCFPTSAILGLAPLLKANLIETDRIIVDSKTGVTGAGIKAKTVNLYSNVNDNFKAYGLKNHRHTIEIQGVLDKVSGKNTCIQFTPHLLPVDRGILTSIYVRPTEKLDEIKLKELYADFYANAPFVRLRKQEPAIKDVRGTNYCDLYVTYDERTNMVIIISVIDNLIKGAAGQAVQNMNIMFGLEETKGLNLIPLNP; the protein is encoded by the coding sequence ATGACTAAAAAGAAAATAGGAATTATCGGCGCAACTGGTTATACCGGATCAGAACTGGTGCGTATTCTTACCAATCACCCCGATGTTGAGATTAGCATGATTACTTCTGAAAGCCGGACAGGAGAATTATTTTCTGATGTGCATCCTTTTTTACAGGGAATTGCGGATCAAAAATTGGTATCGGTTAATCAAATAGATGAATACGAACTTGATCTTGTTTTTCTTGCTTTGCCACACGGCGTTTCCATGGATTTTGTGAAACGTTTTAAAGACAAATCTTTTAAAATTATTGATCTTTCCGGGGATTTCCGTTTGAGTACACAAGAGGTTTATGAAGAATGGTATAAAATTCCGCATATCTATCCAAAAGGCATTGAAAAAGCTGTTTTCGGGAGTCCTGAATTGTATTTTGATGAAATTAAACAAGCACATTTAATTGCGAATCCAGGCTGTTTTCCCACAAGTGCAATTTTAGGTCTGGCGCCTCTACTAAAAGCCAACCTGATTGAAACAGATCGAATTATTGTGGATTCAAAAACGGGTGTTACAGGAGCAGGAATAAAAGCTAAAACAGTAAACCTTTATTCGAACGTAAATGATAATTTTAAGGCATACGGATTAAAAAATCATCGCCATACGATTGAAATACAAGGAGTGTTGGATAAAGTTTCAGGAAAAAATACCTGCATTCAATTTACACCGCATTTATTGCCGGTTGACAGGGGAATCCTGACATCAATTTATGTGCGCCCAACTGAAAAACTGGATGAAATCAAACTAAAAGAACTTTATGCTGACTTTTACGCAAATGCGCCTTTTGTCAGATTGAGAAAGCAGGAACCAGCTATTAAAGATGTGAGGGGAACCAATTATTGTGATTTATATGTAACGTATGATGAGCGCACTAATATGGTGATTATTATTAGTGTTATTGACAACCTTATTAAAGGAGCTGCAGGACAAGCAGTTCAAAATATGAATATCATGTTTGGTCTGGAAGAAACCAAAGGATTAAATCTAATTCCACTAAACCCTTAA
- the argJ gene encoding bifunctional glutamate N-acetyltransferase/amino-acid acetyltransferase ArgJ, producing the protein MIKNITNVRGISCWGAHTGVKSMRRDLAIIYSSVPASAAAVFTQNQVVAAPVTVSRNNIADGKAQAIVINAGNANAATGKQGMEGAKAMTNALAEELGIDENLVLVASTGIIGVKFPTTEIVEGIRENAKNITNRSNAGSFVANAILTTDTFAKEGFMEYEVDGREINMGGIAKGSGMIHPNMATMLAFIVTDIAIEPKLLKTAVKETVDKSFNMITVDGDTSTNDMVIVLANGLAQNEMIKSTKDKDYAIFKKHLEEMMIHLAQLIVSDGEGASKFIEYEIVNAPSEDYARTMIRKISDSALVKTAMYGRDPNWGRIISAAGNAGLPFDYEKMDLFIGSDKKLEKVLEKGTPLEFDYNYIKKLLRESHLKILLDLHDGKAKSKGWGTDLTTDYVLFNSVYTT; encoded by the coding sequence ATGATTAAAAATATAACAAACGTAAGAGGAATATCCTGCTGGGGAGCACATACAGGTGTCAAATCTATGCGTAGGGATTTAGCCATCATTTATTCGAGTGTTCCGGCAAGTGCCGCTGCGGTATTTACGCAGAACCAGGTAGTGGCGGCACCAGTTACCGTATCGAGAAATAATATTGCTGATGGTAAAGCGCAGGCAATTGTAATAAATGCAGGAAATGCCAATGCAGCCACAGGAAAACAAGGAATGGAAGGCGCAAAAGCAATGACAAATGCATTGGCTGAAGAGTTGGGTATTGACGAGAATTTAGTATTAGTAGCATCTACTGGTATTATAGGCGTAAAATTTCCAACTACAGAAATTGTTGAAGGTATTCGGGAAAATGCAAAAAATATAACCAACAGATCCAACGCAGGATCATTTGTTGCAAATGCGATTTTAACCACCGATACATTTGCCAAAGAAGGCTTCATGGAGTATGAAGTTGATGGACGTGAAATTAATATGGGCGGAATTGCGAAAGGCTCTGGAATGATTCATCCCAATATGGCCACGATGTTGGCGTTTATTGTTACGGATATCGCCATTGAACCTAAACTTTTAAAAACTGCAGTAAAGGAGACGGTTGATAAATCATTTAATATGATTACGGTGGATGGCGATACTTCAACCAATGATATGGTTATTGTATTGGCTAATGGTTTGGCTCAAAATGAGATGATCAAATCAACAAAAGACAAAGATTACGCCATTTTCAAAAAACATCTTGAAGAAATGATGATCCATTTGGCTCAGCTTATCGTTTCAGATGGGGAAGGAGCCTCAAAGTTTATCGAATATGAAATAGTGAATGCACCATCGGAGGATTATGCAAGAACAATGATTCGAAAAATTTCAGATTCTGCCCTTGTTAAAACAGCCATGTATGGCCGCGATCCAAATTGGGGTAGAATTATCAGTGCTGCAGGGAATGCAGGTCTTCCTTTTGATTATGAAAAAATGGATCTTTTTATTGGTTCGGATAAAAAATTGGAAAAGGTTCTTGAAAAGGGCACTCCTTTAGAATTCGACTATAACTATATTAAAAAATTATTGAGGGAATCACATCTTAAAATTTTGCTGGATCTTCACGATGGAAAAGCCAAATCGAAAGGATGGGGAACCGATTTAACAACCGATTATGTGTTGTTTAATTCTGTATACACAACTTGA
- the hemN gene encoding oxygen-independent coproporphyrinogen III oxidase yields MDRESLIEKYNVPVPRYTSYPTVPFWGNERPEVEDWLKVVKRTFDESNVSNGISVYVHLPYCEKLCTYCACTKVITRNHGVEDQYIDALLKEWQIYLDTFQEKPIIRELHLGGGTPTFFKPENLQRLINGLKQNSKLHPEHEFSFEGHPNNTTREHLQALYDVGFRRVSYGVQDFDPEVQRVINRPQSFETVKEVTLAAREIGYHSVNFDLIYGLPKQQLSSVSDTFDKVSELMPDRIAYYSYAHVPWKTKGQRIFTDADIPDSAGKRALYDLGNEKLAELGYSDVGMDHFSLPHDELYIAREAKRLHRNFMGYNTSHTELLVGLGASSISDAKYAYAQNIKLIKAYEEASMNDKLNLEKGYFLSDEDVIVKRAILDITCRRELSFTDDLKAYLPATIKEELQVLADEKIITVDNEKLIVTDLGMIFLRNIAKLFDNKLRYAKSGEDNMFSKSI; encoded by the coding sequence ATGGACAGAGAATCTTTAATAGAAAAATATAATGTGCCGGTACCTCGGTACACAAGTTACCCAACCGTTCCTTTTTGGGGGAATGAACGGCCAGAAGTGGAAGATTGGTTGAAGGTGGTGAAACGCACTTTTGATGAATCGAATGTTTCGAATGGAATTAGTGTTTATGTGCACTTGCCTTACTGCGAAAAGCTTTGTACTTACTGTGCATGCACAAAAGTGATTACCCGTAATCATGGCGTAGAAGATCAATATATTGATGCTTTGTTGAAGGAATGGCAAATTTATTTGGATACTTTTCAAGAAAAGCCAATTATTCGTGAGCTTCATTTAGGAGGTGGAACACCAACTTTTTTCAAGCCTGAAAATCTGCAAAGATTAATCAATGGCTTGAAGCAGAATTCAAAATTGCATCCTGAACATGAATTTAGTTTCGAAGGACATCCGAATAATACCACTCGTGAGCATTTACAAGCATTGTACGACGTAGGATTTCGCAGAGTGAGCTATGGAGTTCAGGATTTCGATCCGGAGGTACAAAGAGTAATTAACCGCCCGCAAAGTTTCGAAACCGTTAAGGAAGTAACTTTAGCTGCTCGTGAGATTGGATATCATTCGGTAAACTTCGATTTAATTTACGGACTGCCAAAACAGCAATTGAGTTCTGTTAGTGATACTTTCGATAAAGTTTCGGAGTTAATGCCAGACCGAATTGCTTACTATTCATACGCTCATGTACCTTGGAAAACCAAAGGTCAGCGGATATTTACCGATGCTGATATTCCTGATAGTGCCGGGAAACGTGCTTTGTACGACTTGGGAAACGAAAAACTGGCAGAACTTGGCTACAGCGATGTGGGAATGGATCATTTTTCCTTGCCTCACGACGAATTGTATATTGCCCGCGAGGCGAAGCGACTGCACCGTAATTTCATGGGATACAACACTTCGCACACCGAATTGTTAGTCGGTTTGGGAGCATCTTCTATTTCTGATGCAAAGTATGCCTACGCACAAAATATTAAGCTGATTAAGGCTTACGAAGAGGCTTCGATGAACGATAAGCTTAATTTGGAGAAAGGCTACTTCTTAAGCGATGAGGATGTGATTGTGAAACGAGCGATACTGGATATTACCTGTCGTCGCGAATTGAGTTTTACAGACGATTTAAAGGCTTATTTGCCGGCAACAATCAAGGAAGAACTGCAGGTATTGGCTGATGAGAAAATTATTACTGTTGACAATGAAAAATTGATCGTAACCGATTTGGGTATGATCTTCCTGAGAAATATAGCCAAGTTATTCGATAACAAACTTCGATACGCAAAAAGCGGGGAAGACAATATGTTCTCGAAGTCGATTTAA
- a CDS encoding DUF169 domain-containing protein encodes MKKELQQEFIAKWGKYFGKDTELPICFWYGNDRVQDQEIVAKSWNCIIGLLHKIRKGFSASFSADSIGCMEGKCYSGFAGRPAGLNMFLSTGKEKYLKTPEIAQKAIDLFPVFTSPAKYITFKTWDQLNETDEPEVVIFFATPDVLSGLFTLANFDQTDPFTNIAPFSSGCGSIISYPFQECKKENPRAILGMFDVSARPYVPENTLSYAIPMKKFEQMIQNMDDSFLTTEDWEKVKKRI; translated from the coding sequence ATGAAAAAAGAACTTCAACAAGAATTTATAGCAAAGTGGGGGAAATATTTCGGAAAGGATACCGAATTACCTATTTGTTTCTGGTATGGTAATGATAGAGTTCAGGATCAGGAAATTGTAGCCAAATCGTGGAACTGCATCATTGGTTTGTTGCATAAAATTCGCAAAGGATTTTCAGCCAGCTTTTCAGCCGATTCAATTGGATGCATGGAAGGCAAATGTTATTCTGGTTTTGCAGGCCGTCCTGCCGGACTAAACATGTTTCTGTCCACAGGTAAGGAGAAATATTTAAAGACCCCAGAAATAGCACAAAAAGCCATCGATCTGTTTCCTGTGTTTACTAGTCCTGCAAAATACATTACTTTTAAAACTTGGGATCAGCTGAACGAAACTGACGAACCCGAGGTTGTCATTTTCTTTGCTACTCCCGATGTTCTTTCCGGCTTGTTTACCCTTGCCAATTTCGACCAGACTGATCCTTTTACCAACATTGCGCCTTTTTCATCGGGTTGTGGATCAATAATCTCCTACCCTTTTCAGGAATGCAAAAAGGAAAACCCTAGAGCTATTTTAGGGATGTTTGATGTTTCGGCAAGACCCTATGTTCCAGAAAATACATTGAGCTATGCCATTCCGATGAAAAAATTTGAACAAATGATTCAAAACATGGACGACAGTTTTTTAACTACTGAAGATTGGGAAAAAGTAAAAAAGCGCATCTAA